The Ramlibacter sp. PS4R-6 nucleotide sequence GAGGTAGGCGGCCACCTGCTGCTGGTTGACGATGTCCAGCCACTGCGCCAGCGTGAACTGAATCAGGAGCGAGTCGATGCCGGCGCCGCCGGTGTACACGTCGCTGCTGCCGGCGTTCTGGCTGATGTTGTAGATGAAGGCGTCGTCGCCGGCGTCGCCATTGAGCGTGTCGCTGCCGCTGCCGCCCACGAGGATGTCGTCGCCGGCGCCCGCGCTGATGCGGCTGCCTTCGGCCAGGGCGGTGAGGGTGTCGGAGCCCGAGCTGCCGGCGATCGTGGTGGTCATGTGCGTTGCTCCTGTCCGGCGTCACCGGCCGGACCATTAACGCGCCGCCGAACCTCGGCCGCATGGCCGGGATGTCATGGGATGAGCAGGAGGCCGCTGCGCCACGTGCAGGACATTCCTGTGAGCGGCATGCCGGCATTGCGCGGCGCCGCCCGGCTCGGGGATACTGCCTGCCCGCGAGGAGAACCCATGGACAACGCCATCCGCCGCCAGACGATCGCCGACCTGCTGCGCCGCACCGCGCAGCGCCTGCCCGCCAAGCCGGGGCTTGTGTGCGGTGGCACGCACTGGACCTTCGCCGAATCCGACGCCGTGGTCGACCGCGTCGCCGCCGGCCTGGCGCAGCATGGTGTGGGCTACGCCAGCCGGGTGGCGGTGCTGGCGCGCAACTCGCACGCCTTCGCGGCGCTGCGATTCGCGCTTGCGCGCCTGGGCGCCGTGCTGGTGCCGATCAACTTCATGCTCAAGGCCGAGGAGGTGGCGTACATCCTGCGGCACGCGAAGGCGACTATGCTCGCCACCGATTCAGGCCTGGCCGAACTCGCGCGCGCGGCCGCGAAGCTCGACACGCAGGTGAAGGACTTCGTGTGGCTGCCCTCGGAGGACCCGTCGCAGCCGGTGGCCGGCATGATCTCCTTCGACGAGCTCGCCGCCACCAGCGGGCCCGCGCCGGAATCGCCGCAGCTCGCCAGCACCGACCTGGCGCAGATCGTCTACACCAGCGGCACCGAGTCCATGCCGAAGGGCGCGATGCTCACGCACGATGCGGTGATCTGGCAGTACGCCGCGTGCGCCATCGACGCGCAGATCCACGCCGACGACGTGCTGCTGCATGCGCTGCCGCTGTACCACTGCGCGCAGCTGGACGTCTTCCTCGGGCCCGCGATCTTCGTCGGCGCCACCGGCGTCATCACGGCCAAGCCGACGCCCGACAACCTGCTGCCGCTGATGGCGCAGCACTGCATCTCGAGCTTCTTCGCGCCGCCGACGGTGTGGATCGCGCTGCTGCGCTCGCCGCTGTTCGACACCACGGACCTGTCGACGCTGCGCAAGGGCTATTACGGTGCATCCATCATGCCGGTCGAAGTGCTCAAGGAGCTGGCGCGTCGCCTGCCCGACGTCGGCTTCTGGAACCTGTACGGCCAGACGGAGATCGCGCCGCTGGCCACGCTGCTGCCGCCGCACGAGCAGCTGCGCAAGCCCGGCTCGTGCGGCCGGCCCTGCATCAACGTGCAGACGCGCGTCGTCGACGATGCGATGGACGACGTGAAGCCCGGCGAGGTCGGCGAGATCGTGCACCGCAGCCCGCACCTCATGCTGGGCTATTACAACGACGAGGAAAAGACCAGGGCCGCGTTCGCCGGCGGCTGGTTCCACAGCGGCGACCTCGCGACGGTCGACGACGAGGGCTACATCACGGTCGTCGACCGCAAGAAGGACATGATCAAGAGCGGCGGCGAGAACGTCGCCAGCCGCGAAGTGGAAGAGATGATCTACCGCCTGCCGGCGGTGAGCGAAGTGGCGGTGGTGGGCCTGCCGCACCCGAAGTGGGTCGAGGCGGTCGCGGCGGTGGTCGTGCTCAAGCAGGGGCAGCAGCTCACGGAAGAGGAGGTCCTCGCGCATTGCGCGAAGAACATGGCGGGCTTCAAGGTCCCCAAGGCTGTCGTCTTCACCGAGACGCTGCCCAAGAACCCGAGCGGCAAGCTGCTCAAGCGTGAGCTGCGCCAGAAATACGCGCCCCATTTCGGCTGATGCGCTGACAAAACGGCCCCTCGCGGCGTAGTGCCAAGGAGCCATGGCGCGGCCCCCGCCGGCGGGGCGACGATGCGTGCACGCTCAACCGACATGGGAGAAGTGAACGCATGAAGAGCACACTCGTCCGCCTGGCCGCGCTGGCCACGCTCACCGCCGCATCCGCCGTCTCGTACGCGCAGGAGCGCCTCGCCGACTACCGCCTCGGGCCCGGCGACTCGATCAAGGTCCAGGTCTACCAGAGCCCCGACCTCACGCTGGAGGCGCGCGTCTCCGAAAGCGGCGTCATCAACTACCCGCTGGTCGGGCGCATCAACATCGGCGGCCTGACGGTGCCCGATGCCGAGTCGCGCATCGCCGCGGCGCTGAAGGCCAACAAGATCCTGCGCGCGCCGCAGGTCAACATCAACGTCACGCAGGTGCGCGGCAGCCAGGTGGCCGTTCTGGGCCAGGTGCAGAAGCCCGGCCGTTTCCCGCTGGAGGCGATGAACGCGCGCGTCAGCGACATGGTCGCGGCCGCCGGCGGCATCACGCCGCAAGGCGACGACGTCGTGGTGGTCACCGGCGTGCGCAACAAGAAGCCGTTCCGCAAGACGGTGGACACGCGCGCGCTCTACGCGGGCAAGAACGCCGAGGACGTCCTCGTGCAGCCCGGCGACACGATCTACGTGTCCAAGGCGCCCGTGTACTACATCTACGGCGAGGCGCAGAAGCCCGGCTACTACCGCATCGAGCCCGGCATGACGGTGATGCAGGCCATCGCCGCCGGCGGCGGCATCACGCCGCGCGGCAGCAACAGCCGGCTTCAGATCACGCGCAAAACCGCCGAGGGGCAGACGCAGCAGCTCTCGCCCAAGCTCACCGACACGATCATGGCCGGCGACGTCCTGTTCGTGAAGGAAAGCATCTTCTAGGGAAGGCGCGCGGCTTCGCCGGTCGCTGCGGGCGCTAGCAGCGGCGCGCCGGCGAAGGCCGACGAGCCGTTGGTCGAAGGCTCGGCCGCCACCGCGTGACGCGGCGCGAGCAGGCCGGGCGACGTCGTGAGCGACCGCGAGGGATCGCACGTGATCGCGCCGACGAGGTACAGCGCGCCGAGGTCGCGTCGGAGTTCGCGGTCGGTGCATCCCAGGCGCGCCGACAGCTGCCGCCAGGTGCGGCATTCGTCCGCGATCTCGTCGACGATCGCCGCCTGGTCCGGCGTGAGTTCCTCGGGCGGCAGGCGCGGCGCACGCCGCAGGTAGATCGGCAGCCGCCGGTAGCGCGCGGGCAGCACGTCGACACCCTCGGCGCGCGTGGCGAAGCGCCACAGCACCTCCTCCGTGGGCGCGGCATGGAAGATCGACGGCACGAAGCCCGCACTGGGCGGCCTGAGCAGCCAGTCGGCGCGCCGGATCGCCGCCGGCGTCGCATCGGTCGCCACGCCGGTATCGCCGCTGAAATTGACGACCGCGAGCAGGCGCCCGTGCTCCTCGACATGGATCACGGTCGACCGCGTGAAGTGCGCGGCGTTCGCGATGAGGTGCCCGATGAGCGCCTGCTGCACCACGCGCGGCGACAGCCACGGCGCCAGGGCAGCCAGCATGGCGGCCAGGGACTCGGGGGCGTGGAAGTCGAAGCGGAAGCGCGCATCCAGCATGGCCGGCACCGGCTCGGCGAAGGCGACCGGGCGGCGCGCCTCTTCGGGGCGGAAGCGCAAGCCCTCGGTCGCGAGCGTCTCGTCCTCGCCGACGGCGACGGTGCGCCCGTTGACGATCCACAGGTCCGCGCGCTCGGGCGCGCCCACGCGCCACTGCGCCGACAGCGCCGTGCACTCGGCGAATTGCGATTCCAGCGCCAGCGTCTCGCCGGGGTCGAAGCCCAGCAGCGCGACGAGGAGGACGGGTTGGGAAGGCGAAACGACGGTCAGCCGCTTCGAGGACCACAGCAGGCTCATGCGGGCATTGGGACACGGGCAACCGCTGAGCCTGTGTCGCCGGTGGCCTCGCCGGCCTGTCGGAGCGCGCCTACGCCGAGACGGTCGGGCGGGCAAAGCCCGGCGCCGTCAGCTCATCCAGCGTCGAAGGCCGCGCGCCGATGAAGGACAGCTCTTCCTGCGTGAACGACGCCGTGCGCCGCCGGTCGCGCGTCGCGCGCGAGCGCCCCGGGTCGCAGGTGATTGCGCCGACCAGGTACAGCGCTGCGAGGTCGCGCCGCAGCGCGCTCGGGCCGGCGCCCGTGCGCTGCGCGAGTTCGACGAACGTGTGCGGTCCGTACGCGAGCTCGCGCACCAGCTGCAGCTGGCGGTCGCTCAGCTCGCGCACGGGCAGCGCGGGCACGCGGCGCAAGTGGATCGGCAGGCGCGTGTAGCGCCCGGGCAGCGGCGGCGGTGCGTCGCTGCGGTTCGCGAAATGCCACAGCACCTGCTCGGTGCTGGCGGAACGGAAGCCCGGCGGGGCGAACGCGGCGCCGCGCTCGCGCAGCACCCAGTCGGCGCCGCGCAGGTCCGCCGGTGTCGCGTCGGCCGCCACCGCGGTGTCGCCCGCGAAGTCCACCAGCGCCAGCAGGCGCTGGCCCTGCCGCACCTCGATGACGTTCGAGCGCGTGAAGCTCGCGCCGTTGGCGATGAGGTGCGCCACGAGGGCCTGCTGCACGAGGCGCGGCGACAGCCAGCGCGCCAGCTGCGTGAGCAGCACGTTCAGCCCGTTCATCGACGCCGGGTCGAAATGGTGCCCGGTGGAGATGCTCTCGTGCAGCGGCTCGGTGAAAGCGACCGGGTGCGGCATGTCGGCGGGCCGCAGTTGCACCGGGTGCGCCCCGCCGACTTCGACCAGGCCGTGCCCGAGGCCGCGCGCCTTCTCGCCGTCGACGATCCACAGGTCCGACGTGCCCGGGCCGCCGACGCGCCAGCGCGCGCCGAGGGCGGAGCAGTCATCGAGCAGGGCGGCTAGGCGCCGGGCGGGCGCGGGGTCGAAGCCGACCAAGGTGACCAGGAGGGTGCAGGGGCCGGCGCAGGGCGCACCGGCCGTCATCGGGTCCATGTGGCGATTGGGGCACGGGGCCGCTGAGGCAGGCGTAGGCACCCGCCCAGAGGCGGCGTCGGCGAAAGACGAGGCTTTGTCCTACACACGAACGGATGAGCTGGCGCATACTGGCTGCACGCCGGGCTGGCCCCGGCGCCCCCTCCGAGCCTCCGCGCGCCCCGCGCGGACGCTGTTTGGCCCCGATGTCTGGGGCCTTTCTTTTGCGCGCCAGAATGCGCGGATGACACCTCGAATGCTCGGCCGCTCCGGCCTCTGGGTCTCGCCCATCTGCCTGGGCGGCAACGTCTTCGGCTGGACCGCCGACGAACGCACCTCGTTTTCGATCCTCGACGCCTGGGTCGACGCGGGCTTCAACTTCATCGACACCGCCGACGTCTACTCGCGCTGGGCGCAGGGCCACAGCGGCGGCGAGTCGGAAACGGTGATCGGCAAGTGGCTGGCGCAGTCGCGCAAGCGCGACCGCGTCGTCATCGCCACCAAGGTCGGCTTCGAGATGGGCGAAGGCAAGGGCGGCCTGTCGGCGAAGTGGATCCGGCAAGCCGTCGACGACTCGCTGCGCCGCCTGCAGGTCGAGCGCATCGACCTGTACCAGGCCCACAAGGACGACGAAGCGACGCCGCTGGAAGAGACGCTGGAAGCCTTTGCGCGCCTGGCCGAGGCCGGCAAGGTGCGCGCCATCGGCGCGTCCAACTACAGCGCGGCGCGGCTGGCACAGGCGCTGGACGTGAGCAGGAAGCTGAAGGTGCCGCGCTACGAATCGCTGCAGCCGCTGTACAACCTGTACGACCGCGCGGTGTTCGAGCGCGACCTGCAGCCGCTGTGCGTGAAGGAGGAAATCGGCGTGTTCAGCTTCTACGCGCTGGCCGCGGGCTTCCTCTCGGGCAAGTACCGCACGCCCGAAGACGCGGCGAAGAGCGCGCGCGGCGCGAGCACGACGAAGAAGTACCTGAACGAGCGCGGCCTGAAGATCCTCGCGGCGCTCGACGAAGCGGCCCAGCGCACCGGCGCGCCGCAAGCGCGCATCGCCATCGCGTGGGTGATGGCGCAGCCGGGCATCACGGCGCCCATCGCCAGCGCGAGCACCGTGGAGCAGGTGCACGAGATCGCGCGCGCGGCGGACCTCAAGCTCGATGCGGAAACGATGGCGCTCCTGGACCGCGCCTCGGAAGAAGCGCCGATCGAGCCGGTCTAGCTCACCAGCTCGCCGCCATCGAATCGGCCGACCAGCGCGGGTCGCTGGTGATCGCGCGCAGGTCGACGAATTCCATGTTGCCCATGGTGAGCGTCTGCAGCTGCGAGATAGTGGCGTCGTCCCATTGCGCGCTGGGGTCGCCCTGCACGTAGAAATTCGAGCCGATGTCCGAGACGTACAGGCCGTACTGCTTCATCGCGGTGGCCAGGGCCTTGGCCTGCGTCGTCCAGGTGGACGGGATCACGAAGTCGGCCTTCAGGCGCAGCAGGGAGCCGAAAGGGATGCCGCCCGGCGTGTCGCCGCCGGCGGAGTGGCGCGCGGGCCAGGTGAAGGAGCGTGCCAGCACGCCGTCGCGGAACGTGACGCGCAGCGCGTGGTTCACGCTGCCCGACGATGCTTCGGCCGCCCGCGCCAGCAGCGGCGTGATCGGCAGGCCCGCCGCGTCACCCGAAGTCCACGTCGACGGCCGCAAGGACAGCGACTTCAGGTCCCACGCCGATGTGGACAGCGCATACCAGTTGCCCGACAGGCGATAGGCGAAATAGCTCTCCCACAGGCGGCAGCTGCCTTGCTCCACCACCAGCACATGGTGGTCGCCGCAGCTGTTGGGGTCGTTGCAGCTGCCGCCCTCGGTCTTCGCGTTGACGGAAGGGAAAGGAAAGCGCCGCTGGTTCGCGGGCACCGCGCTGCAATCGCGCGTGAGCGAGAA carries:
- a CDS encoding aldo/keto reductase, with protein sequence MTPRMLGRSGLWVSPICLGGNVFGWTADERTSFSILDAWVDAGFNFIDTADVYSRWAQGHSGGESETVIGKWLAQSRKRDRVVIATKVGFEMGEGKGGLSAKWIRQAVDDSLRRLQVERIDLYQAHKDDEATPLEETLEAFARLAEAGKVRAIGASNYSAARLAQALDVSRKLKVPRYESLQPLYNLYDRAVFERDLQPLCVKEEIGVFSFYALAAGFLSGKYRTPEDAAKSARGASTTKKYLNERGLKILAALDEAAQRTGAPQARIAIAWVMAQPGITAPIASASTVEQVHEIARAADLKLDAETMALLDRASEEAPIEPV
- the epsE gene encoding polysaccharide export protein EpsE yields the protein MKSTLVRLAALATLTAASAVSYAQERLADYRLGPGDSIKVQVYQSPDLTLEARVSESGVINYPLVGRINIGGLTVPDAESRIAAALKANKILRAPQVNINVTQVRGSQVAVLGQVQKPGRFPLEAMNARVSDMVAAAGGITPQGDDVVVVTGVRNKKPFRKTVDTRALYAGKNAEDVLVQPGDTIYVSKAPVYYIYGEAQKPGYYRIEPGMTVMQAIAAGGGITPRGSNSRLQITRKTAEGQTQQLSPKLTDTIMAGDVLFVKESIF
- a CDS encoding fatty acyl-CoA synthetase; translated protein: MDNAIRRQTIADLLRRTAQRLPAKPGLVCGGTHWTFAESDAVVDRVAAGLAQHGVGYASRVAVLARNSHAFAALRFALARLGAVLVPINFMLKAEEVAYILRHAKATMLATDSGLAELARAAAKLDTQVKDFVWLPSEDPSQPVAGMISFDELAATSGPAPESPQLASTDLAQIVYTSGTESMPKGAMLTHDAVIWQYAACAIDAQIHADDVLLHALPLYHCAQLDVFLGPAIFVGATGVITAKPTPDNLLPLMAQHCISSFFAPPTVWIALLRSPLFDTTDLSTLRKGYYGASIMPVEVLKELARRLPDVGFWNLYGQTEIAPLATLLPPHEQLRKPGSCGRPCINVQTRVVDDAMDDVKPGEVGEIVHRSPHLMLGYYNDEEKTRAAFAGGWFHSGDLATVDDEGYITVVDRKKDMIKSGGENVASREVEEMIYRLPAVSEVAVVGLPHPKWVEAVAAVVVLKQGQQLTEEEVLAHCAKNMAGFKVPKAVVFTETLPKNPSGKLLKRELRQKYAPHFG